The Arachis hypogaea cultivar Tifrunner chromosome 19, arahy.Tifrunner.gnm2.J5K5, whole genome shotgun sequence genome has a window encoding:
- the LOC112777265 gene encoding vacuolar protein sorting-associated protein 24 homolog 1 isoform X2: MGSAKALAKELVRSKKTINRLYENKAQLNSISMHLGESVAIARTVGHLSKSAEVMKLVNNLMKAPEMAVTMQEFSKEMTKAGVIEEIVYDAVDSALDSEDIEDEIEEEVDKVLTEIAGETAAELPEAIRKQKLKQPEQRVGASGGEEAIVEGVDDEEEMEEIRARLAKVRS; the protein is encoded by the exons ATGGGCTCTGCAAAG GCCCTTGCTAAGGAACTTGTGAGATCTAAGAAAACAATAAACAGACTTTATGAAAATAAGGCACAATTGAATTCAATATCAATGCACCTTGGAGAAAGTGTGG CAATTGCTCGTACTGTGGGACATCTATCCAAGAGTGCCGAGGTTATGAAGCTTGTCAATAACCTCATGAAGGCTCCTGAAATGGCTGTGACAATGCAGGAGTTCAGCAAAGAAATGACAAAG GCAGGAGTTATCGAGGAGATAGTATACGATGCTGTTGACTCGGCTCTAGATTCTGAGGACATAGAAGACgagattgaagaagaagttgACAAGGTGCTGACAGAAATAGCTGGTGAGACGGCTGCAGAGCTCCCCGAAGCCATCCGGAAACAAAAGTTGAAGCAACCTGAACAAAGGGTTGGAGCCAGTGGAGGG GAAGAGGCTATAGTTGAGGGTGttgatgatgaggaagaaatggaagaaataaGGGCAAGACTTGCCAAAGTTAGGTCATAA
- the LOC112777265 gene encoding vacuolar protein sorting-associated protein 24 homolog 1 isoform X1, whose product MEKVINILKPKPNPQQLLRDWQRRLRQECRNIERQIRDIQREEKNVQKAIKEAAKRNDMGSAKALAKELVRSKKTINRLYENKAQLNSISMHLGESVAIARTVGHLSKSAEVMKLVNNLMKAPEMAVTMQEFSKEMTKAGVIEEIVYDAVDSALDSEDIEDEIEEEVDKVLTEIAGETAAELPEAIRKQKLKQPEQRVGASGGEEAIVEGVDDEEEMEEIRARLAKVRS is encoded by the exons ATGGAGAAGGTAATAAACATTCTGAAGCCGAAGCCGAACCCTCAACAGTTGTTGAGAGATTGGCAGCGTCGCCTTCGCCAGGAGTGTCGCAACATTGAGCGCCAAATTCGCG ATAtacagagagaagagaagaatgtaCAAAAGGCGATTAAAGAAGCTGCCAAGAGGAACGATATGGGCTCTGCAAAG GCCCTTGCTAAGGAACTTGTGAGATCTAAGAAAACAATAAACAGACTTTATGAAAATAAGGCACAATTGAATTCAATATCAATGCACCTTGGAGAAAGTGTGG CAATTGCTCGTACTGTGGGACATCTATCCAAGAGTGCCGAGGTTATGAAGCTTGTCAATAACCTCATGAAGGCTCCTGAAATGGCTGTGACAATGCAGGAGTTCAGCAAAGAAATGACAAAG GCAGGAGTTATCGAGGAGATAGTATACGATGCTGTTGACTCGGCTCTAGATTCTGAGGACATAGAAGACgagattgaagaagaagttgACAAGGTGCTGACAGAAATAGCTGGTGAGACGGCTGCAGAGCTCCCCGAAGCCATCCGGAAACAAAAGTTGAAGCAACCTGAACAAAGGGTTGGAGCCAGTGGAGGG GAAGAGGCTATAGTTGAGGGTGttgatgatgaggaagaaatggaagaaataaGGGCAAGACTTGCCAAAGTTAGGTCATAA